One Prolixibacteraceae bacterium DNA segment encodes these proteins:
- a CDS encoding BatD family protein: MRKMIFLLLIYVVSSHVVAQSLYSRVVSHRSNIVVGQPLKIDLHVYTSSSFVGEMKRSEVTSTNGYILPNVLDLGTNTIVINDEVVMERTFRYTVVPMVPGNFIFPSFEIKTMVAANRGFVPIDKTCKSKPIKVKVESLPQDDLYSSSQVILKQKWKNLQDTMYVGQVFFQDVTVYTVNTLASFITPFNFEEVDFVRGYLQKDTTIQRIGLDAIRSQRKEKMLYLLTKTGEYHLPKVSVRYYNPYLNREVTKSIDGPFVVVKRNSNSDVLLSQNSILGNKTLDSDTKFSLLDFVKENYIFILWGILVLLLILLLLKRLFSLRFHQVQENEEMIAFKCLLKTSKKDSMRLFTVRLYRWILAKKEVSINTSKLLKDSVIVDDVYEWFESHYCNGSKEDILTRPNLKREIKKMSNKTIVSSDKNWWNPRFKC; the protein is encoded by the coding sequence ATGAGAAAAATGATATTTTTATTGTTGATATATGTTGTATCTAGCCATGTTGTTGCTCAGTCTTTATATAGTCGTGTAGTCTCTCATCGATCTAATATCGTTGTTGGTCAACCATTGAAGATTGATCTACATGTTTATACCTCTTCATCATTTGTGGGCGAAATGAAACGTAGTGAAGTTACTTCTACCAATGGATATATTCTTCCTAATGTGTTAGATCTCGGGACCAATACTATTGTGATAAATGACGAGGTGGTGATGGAGAGAACATTTCGATATACAGTTGTTCCAATGGTTCCTGGTAATTTTATTTTTCCTTCTTTCGAAATAAAAACGATGGTTGCAGCAAATCGGGGTTTTGTTCCTATTGACAAAACTTGTAAGTCAAAACCGATTAAAGTAAAAGTCGAATCCCTGCCTCAGGATGACCTATATAGTAGTTCGCAGGTCATTTTGAAGCAAAAATGGAAAAATCTTCAAGATACAATGTATGTCGGCCAAGTATTTTTCCAAGATGTAACTGTGTATACGGTAAATACTCTAGCATCTTTTATTACTCCATTTAATTTTGAAGAGGTTGACTTTGTTCGAGGTTATCTCCAAAAAGATACAACCATTCAAAGAATCGGATTGGATGCTATCCGTTCACAACGTAAAGAGAAGATGCTCTATTTACTTACAAAAACAGGAGAATATCATCTTCCTAAAGTATCTGTCCGTTATTATAATCCATATTTGAATAGGGAGGTGACTAAGTCTATAGATGGGCCATTTGTTGTGGTCAAACGAAATAGTAACTCGGATGTATTACTCTCGCAAAATAGTATTTTAGGAAACAAAACGTTGGATTCTGATACTAAATTCTCTTTGTTAGATTTTGTGAAAGAGAATTATATATTCATTTTATGGGGAATATTGGTATTGTTATTAATCCTTTTACTTCTCAAAAGACTCTTTTCTTTACGATTTCATCAAGTTCAAGAAAATGAAGAGATGATTGCCTTTAAATGTTTATTAAAGACTTCCAAAAAAGATTCGATGAGACTTTTTACTGTTCGGTTATATCGTTGGATTCTTGCTAAAAAGGAAGTTTCGATAAATACATCTAAACTATTGAAAGATAGTGTTATCGTAGATGATGTATATGAGTGGTTTGAAAGTCATTATTGTAATGGTTCTAAAGAGGATATTTTAACCAGACCAAATCTTAAACGAGAAATTAAGAAGATGTCGAATAAAACCATTGTTTCTTCGGATAAGAATTGGTGGAATCCTCGATTTAAATGCTAG
- a CDS encoding VWA domain-containing protein: MHHKPLKWVEDIPVSLRSYVITNYKTPKRWLPWMSAFLGLAFLIIAMATPAIKGKPLPTKRIKTTTWLVLDLSSSMNQKDIRPSRLERAKMKLEEFINKNNYTDMGLIVFAGSSHVLLPPTGAKATLKSYIREIDSSIMPVSGKDITALRTLCDSLMQSDTKSSSLILITDRVLTSSLESLRKDASMYQMNIFPWYIVSKQQALAYSNSSDTFLTVDESDVNTMILSVKKSKEVQVENDSQNIRWIDSSFYMILIAILFFLPVFRKGWIIRSWLLFLLCTSISSCDLTQDRRGIWTTADYRAQLMSKKGNWKEAEKNYQSVSHKAYAAYKVGDFDEAANLYALDSTKDSRLNATRIYIVLKEYDLAQQSLDRVLDRFPRDKEGLALNDTIASLKEKVSWIQKKKKKSDWKEQKGKKKKYGEKQFVDRVFDPEAKLDSNARVEGGKVQKAFQQDRKLNGVFGSDPNGAVKVLIRSSKSDPKVFLKKKLEMQEQITNNVLVKKKML; the protein is encoded by the coding sequence ATGCACCATAAGCCCCTTAAATGGGTTGAGGATATTCCCGTTTCATTGAGATCATATGTTATTACCAATTATAAAACACCTAAACGTTGGCTGCCATGGATGTCGGCTTTTCTGGGGTTGGCTTTTCTTATTATTGCTATGGCTACCCCAGCTATTAAAGGAAAACCATTGCCTACTAAACGTATTAAGACTACCACATGGCTCGTTTTAGATTTGTCCTCTTCGATGAATCAAAAGGATATTCGTCCTAGTCGGTTAGAGAGAGCAAAGATGAAGCTTGAGGAGTTTATCAATAAAAATAATTATACGGATATGGGGCTTATTGTGTTTGCTGGGAGTTCCCATGTTCTACTCCCTCCTACAGGTGCTAAAGCAACATTAAAATCGTATATACGAGAAATTGATAGTTCGATTATGCCTGTTTCTGGGAAAGATATAACAGCACTTAGGACTCTGTGTGATTCATTGATGCAAAGCGATACAAAATCGTCTTCCTTAATACTAATAACTGATCGTGTTTTAACGTCTTCTTTAGAGTCTTTAAGAAAAGATGCATCCATGTATCAAATGAATATTTTTCCTTGGTATATCGTTTCAAAGCAACAAGCATTAGCATATAGCAATAGTAGTGATACTTTCTTAACGGTTGATGAAAGTGACGTAAATACGATGATTTTATCCGTTAAAAAAAGTAAGGAGGTTCAGGTTGAAAATGATTCTCAAAATATACGGTGGATTGATTCTAGTTTTTATATGATTTTAATTGCTATTCTATTTTTTCTCCCTGTATTTCGAAAGGGGTGGATTATTCGCTCATGGCTTCTATTTCTGCTCTGTACATCAATTTCAAGTTGTGACTTAACGCAAGATCGCAGAGGAATATGGACAACTGCTGATTACCGTGCCCAGCTTATGTCGAAAAAGGGAAATTGGAAAGAAGCAGAAAAAAACTATCAGAGTGTTTCTCATAAAGCGTATGCTGCATATAAAGTAGGGGATTTTGACGAAGCTGCAAATTTATATGCGTTGGATTCTACCAAAGACTCTAGACTGAATGCCACTCGTATTTACATTGTTTTAAAGGAATATGATTTAGCACAACAGAGTTTAGATCGAGTCCTTGATCGTTTTCCAAGGGACAAGGAGGGCTTGGCTTTAAATGATACAATTGCTTCTCTTAAGGAAAAGGTAAGTTGGATACAAAAAAAGAAAAAAAAGAGTGATTGGAAAGAACAAAAGGGGAAGAAAAAAAAATATGGAGAAAAACAATTTGTAGATAGAGTGTTTGATCCCGAAGCTAAATTAGACTCTAATGCAAGAGTGGAGGGGGGGAAAGTACAAAAAGCTTTTCAACAAGATCGAAAGTTAAACGGGGTATTTGGTTCTGATCCAAATGGAGCTGTGAAGGTTTTAATAAGATCGAGCAAAAGCGATCCTAAGGTTTTTCTTAAAAAGAAATTAGAGATGCAGGAGCAAATAACAAATAATGTGTTGGTCAAAAAAAAGATGTTATGA
- a CDS encoding VWA domain-containing protein, translated as MSFLIAINLNQLTFEQLHFTYPYFILLILLPWLVHWFIPAFRFKNSRLRVPFYDRVTEVLGVSSTRAKRFYARSIFRTIFLYLSYCLLVLALMQPKFIGEPILELKKARTFVVASDISMSMERKDWTLNGKMVRRWDAVKYMMSKFLQDRKSDRIGLVLFGDHAYLQCPPTDDKKMVEWLIQDAEVGMAGQKTSLGEAIGFSLGIMKQDTLKEKILLLMTDGVDTKRSISPETAAKVAALDSVKIYTLGIGSRRDTTRLNESILKNISKITGGKYFYANDTTQLKHVYDYIDQLEPLKYQKSSFAPETPLYRFPLLVAIGLLFLLLIMNGLFRSEK; from the coding sequence ATGAGTTTTTTAATTGCAATTAATTTGAATCAATTGACTTTTGAACAGCTTCATTTTACTTATCCATATTTCATCCTGTTGATTTTATTACCTTGGCTTGTTCATTGGTTTATTCCAGCTTTTAGATTTAAAAATAGCAGACTTCGTGTCCCTTTTTATGACCGAGTGACTGAAGTACTGGGAGTCTCGTCAACTAGAGCTAAACGCTTCTATGCTAGAAGTATATTTCGGACGATATTTCTTTATTTAAGTTATTGTCTACTTGTTTTGGCATTGATGCAACCAAAGTTTATAGGCGAACCTATCTTGGAGTTGAAGAAAGCACGCACTTTTGTTGTCGCTTCTGATATTTCGATGAGTATGGAACGAAAAGATTGGACTTTAAATGGGAAAATGGTTCGTCGTTGGGATGCCGTGAAATATATGATGTCTAAATTTTTACAAGATCGAAAAAGTGACCGTATCGGTCTTGTCCTTTTTGGTGATCATGCATATTTACAGTGTCCGCCAACGGATGATAAAAAGATGGTTGAATGGTTAATTCAAGATGCTGAAGTTGGAATGGCAGGTCAAAAAACATCGCTAGGTGAAGCGATTGGTTTTTCTTTAGGAATAATGAAGCAGGATACATTAAAAGAAAAAATTTTGCTTTTAATGACCGACGGAGTGGATACCAAAAGATCCATTTCTCCTGAAACTGCTGCAAAGGTTGCTGCTTTGGATAGTGTTAAGATTTATACATTAGGTATTGGCTCTAGAAGAGACACTACACGTCTTAATGAATCAATTTTAAAAAATATTTCAAAGATAACTGGAGGCAAATATTTTTATGCAAATGATACAACTCAACTGAAGCATGTGTATGATTATATCGATCAACTTGAACCATTAAAGTATCAGAAGTCATCTTTTGCACCTGAAACACCTCTTTATCGCTTTCCTCTTCTGGTTGCTATAGGACTACTTTTTTTATTGTTAATAATGAATGGCTTGTTCCGTTCCGAAAAGTAA
- a CDS encoding DUF4381 domain-containing protein, with protein MDKMLLQVDGITAPSPIHYSFSTIGWFVVEGVLFVILILLMGLFLRRYYRNRFRREAISFLVQMEKGFFGPKEFNQVNRYLKELIIHKYPELPIDGYYGERWYNFLTHSCKKEALLTLEEFQQIELYRRSGSTVPIDTELQKRYISFMERWILTHRIK; from the coding sequence ATGGATAAGATGTTATTACAAGTTGATGGAATAACAGCTCCCTCTCCAATACATTACTCCTTTTCAACGATTGGATGGTTTGTTGTAGAAGGGGTCTTGTTTGTCATACTGATTTTGTTGATGGGACTTTTTTTACGGAGATATTATCGGAATCGTTTTAGAAGAGAGGCAATATCTTTTTTGGTGCAAATGGAAAAAGGTTTTTTCGGTCCAAAAGAATTTAATCAAGTGAATCGTTATTTGAAAGAGCTAATCATTCATAAATACCCTGAATTACCTATAGATGGATATTATGGGGAAAGATGGTATAATTTTCTTACGCATTCTTGTAAAAAAGAGGCCCTATTAACATTGGAAGAGTTTCAACAAATAGAATTATATCGACGTAGTGGAAGCACTGTCCCAATAGACACTGAGCTTCAGAAAAGATATATTAGTTTTATGGAAAGGTGGATTTTAACACATCGAATCAAATAA
- a CDS encoding DUF58 domain-containing protein, translated as MDITDLLDLELLVRDFSLLPNKRIHGLLIGKHSSFMRGRGMDFIEVRRYDHGDDIRNIDWKATARRSDTYTKVFEEEKQRCQLVLLNQDTSMVFGSVSELKINSGLQVASLHAFRALKMGDRVSIWSSNSSMNNNRQFCSTKVSLLSLLESLLETNNQELEFIEKNERLKEHGSFSNFLKEVVPQISHDYIIQVVTDVIKLTAEDVESLIALSLRNDLIVTHIEDPMDCNLPQTSLDITDGINESSLLITPDEAQLFHDDYERRMSQLRDRLMVHQIPLLVVNTQSSLKEQIIDIVYG; from the coding sequence ATGGATATCACAGATTTATTAGATCTAGAGCTACTTGTTCGAGACTTTTCTTTACTCCCAAATAAAAGGATTCATGGATTACTTATAGGAAAACATAGTTCTTTTATGAGAGGACGCGGAATGGACTTTATTGAGGTAAGAAGATATGATCACGGGGATGATATTCGTAATATTGATTGGAAAGCCACTGCAAGAAGAAGTGATACTTATACGAAAGTCTTCGAAGAAGAGAAACAACGTTGTCAACTAGTTCTTTTAAATCAAGATACATCAATGGTTTTTGGTTCTGTGTCCGAATTAAAAATAAATAGTGGGCTTCAAGTTGCCTCATTACATGCATTTAGAGCTCTTAAAATGGGAGATAGGGTTTCAATCTGGAGTTCTAATTCTAGTATGAATAACAACAGACAGTTTTGTAGCACAAAGGTTTCGTTACTCTCTCTTCTAGAGTCTTTACTTGAAACAAATAATCAGGAGTTAGAGTTTATTGAGAAAAATGAGAGGTTAAAAGAGCATGGTTCTTTTTCCAATTTTCTAAAAGAGGTTGTGCCCCAGATTAGTCATGATTATATTATTCAAGTTGTAACAGATGTTATAAAACTGACTGCTGAAGATGTTGAGAGTTTAATAGCATTGTCTTTGCGTAATGATTTGATTGTTACACATATTGAGGATCCAATGGATTGCAATTTACCACAAACATCTTTAGATATCACGGATGGAATAAATGAAAGCTCATTGCTTATTACACCTGATGAAGCACAACTCTTTCATGATGATTATGAAAGAAGAATGTCACAGTTAAGAGATCGATTAATGGTTCATCAGATACCTCTGTTGGTGGTCAATACTCAATCTTCATTAAAAGAACAGATAATTGACATAGTTTATGGATAA
- a CDS encoding MoxR family ATPase, giving the protein MKSKCSEILDYVGWLKSQVIGQDELVESMVITLLTDANLLIEGMPGLAKTHTVKSFSRGLGLLMNRVQFTPDLLPSDITGTEVYQPDGENPFIFNQGPVFCNILLADEINRAPAKVQSALLEAMEEKQVTVGGKSYNLSDPFMVFATQNPIEQEGTFPLPEAQTDRFLMKAIVSYTSKSQERVIVEKIRMHAFKESQYNLSKEVIDDAKVSVDKMHVDENITDYMIRLVDATRNIADYDSSMESWIRYGASPRGSIALDAASRAVAFLNGRDYVTPDDVRQVVHRVLRHRIMLTYKALAKRITTDSVIDKLLASVLIN; this is encoded by the coding sequence ATGAAAAGTAAATGTTCTGAAATATTAGATTACGTAGGTTGGTTAAAGAGTCAAGTGATAGGTCAGGATGAGCTTGTAGAATCGATGGTAATCACTTTACTTACAGATGCTAATCTGCTTATTGAAGGGATGCCAGGGTTGGCAAAAACACATACTGTGAAGTCTTTTTCTAGAGGCTTAGGATTGTTGATGAATAGGGTTCAATTTACTCCAGACCTTTTGCCTTCAGATATTACAGGGACTGAGGTATATCAGCCTGATGGAGAAAATCCATTTATTTTTAATCAAGGTCCTGTATTTTGCAATATCTTATTAGCCGATGAAATTAATAGAGCTCCTGCGAAAGTGCAATCGGCGCTTCTTGAAGCGATGGAAGAGAAGCAGGTTACTGTAGGTGGTAAATCCTATAATTTAAGTGATCCATTTATGGTTTTTGCAACACAGAATCCTATTGAACAAGAAGGGACTTTCCCTCTTCCTGAAGCACAAACAGACAGGTTTCTAATGAAGGCAATAGTGTCCTATACAAGTAAGTCCCAAGAGCGTGTCATTGTAGAGAAAATCAGAATGCATGCATTTAAAGAGAGTCAATACAATTTATCAAAAGAGGTTATTGATGATGCAAAAGTTTCTGTAGATAAAATGCATGTAGACGAAAATATCACTGATTATATGATTCGATTGGTGGATGCTACACGTAATATCGCTGATTATGATAGTTCTATGGAGAGTTGGATTCGTTATGGTGCTTCTCCTCGTGGTTCTATTGCATTGGATGCTGCTTCAAGAGCTGTAGCTTTTTTGAATGGGCGTGATTATGTAACTCCTGACGATGTAAGACAAGTAGTTCATCGCGTACTTCGTCATCGAATTATGCTGACTTATAAGGCTCTTGCTAAAAGAATTACAACAGATTCCGTAATAGACAAGCTGCTGGCTTCGGTACTAATTAATTAG
- a CDS encoding arylsulfatase produces MRKGSFLLTIFMALVMLMSVDVMAQRNRKKKSLKGSKPNIIMIVSDDTGWGDFTSYGGGIGRGIKTPSMDRLDKEGMQFWDFYGQPSCTPGRAAMQTGRIPNRSGMTTVAFQGQGGGLPAAEWTVAEVLKKAGYQTFFSGKWHLGESDYALPNAQGYDIMKNVVLYHLNAYTYTMPSFHPGMSADQLAFFEKATTGILEGNADEPAKEVTKVTRENIGELDMMMMDNVLPQIETYAKSKKPFFMSINFAKNHQPNVPSKQFAGSSPAKTKYADAVQEMDYNVGRILDKIKEMGIEENTLIVYTVDNGSWQDVYPDCGYTPFRGTKGTDREAGSRVPAYAMWKGVIEPGTESFDICGGLDFMATFASLAGIDLPKVDQEGKPTIFDSYDMTPILTGHNKDFKREAWYYFTERELAPGAIRVGRWKFVFNMRGDNGAVPGSDGPAPLLGWTGPEMYVATVPQVYDLWQDPQERYDVFMNSFTESTWTTPMMTMHLEEILNTYVKYPPRPVQSEGYSGSLSITRFRELMKINKEMKEKGFDLKITSH; encoded by the coding sequence ATGAGAAAAGGATCATTCTTATTGACAATTTTCATGGCATTGGTGATGCTAATGTCTGTGGATGTAATGGCGCAACGAAATCGCAAAAAAAAGAGTTTAAAGGGTTCTAAACCTAATATTATAATGATTGTATCTGATGACACTGGTTGGGGTGACTTTACTTCTTATGGAGGAGGTATTGGCCGTGGTATTAAAACTCCCTCAATGGACCGTCTTGATAAAGAGGGTATGCAGTTTTGGGACTTCTATGGACAGCCCAGTTGTACACCTGGTCGTGCAGCGATGCAAACAGGAAGAATTCCAAATAGAAGTGGTATGACGACAGTAGCTTTTCAAGGACAAGGTGGTGGATTGCCTGCTGCTGAATGGACTGTTGCTGAAGTGCTTAAGAAGGCTGGATACCAAACATTCTTTAGTGGTAAATGGCATTTAGGTGAGAGTGATTATGCACTTCCAAATGCGCAAGGTTATGATATTATGAAGAATGTGGTATTGTATCACTTGAATGCTTATACCTATACAATGCCATCTTTCCATCCAGGAATGTCGGCAGACCAGTTAGCTTTTTTTGAAAAAGCGACCACTGGTATTCTTGAAGGAAATGCTGATGAGCCTGCCAAAGAGGTGACAAAAGTAACCCGCGAGAATATTGGGGAACTTGATATGATGATGATGGATAATGTTCTTCCTCAAATTGAAACTTACGCAAAGAGTAAAAAACCATTCTTTATGAGTATTAACTTTGCTAAGAACCATCAACCTAATGTCCCTTCAAAACAGTTTGCAGGTAGTTCTCCAGCAAAAACAAAGTATGCCGATGCTGTACAGGAGATGGACTATAATGTAGGTCGTATATTAGATAAAATTAAAGAGATGGGTATCGAAGAGAATACTTTGATCGTCTATACTGTTGATAATGGCTCATGGCAGGATGTTTATCCAGATTGTGGTTATACTCCTTTCAGAGGAACCAAAGGAACCGATAGAGAAGCTGGATCTAGAGTTCCTGCTTATGCTATGTGGAAAGGAGTAATTGAGCCTGGTACAGAGAGCTTTGATATTTGTGGAGGTCTTGATTTTATGGCGACTTTTGCAAGTTTGGCTGGAATCGATCTTCCCAAGGTAGATCAAGAGGGAAAACCAACGATCTTTGATAGTTACGATATGACTCCTATTCTAACAGGACATAACAAAGATTTCAAAAGAGAAGCTTGGTACTATTTTACTGAAAGAGAGTTAGCTCCTGGTGCTATTAGAGTTGGACGTTGGAAGTTTGTCTTTAATATGAGAGGGGATAATGGAGCAGTTCCTGGATCTGACGGACCAGCGCCACTATTGGGTTGGACAGGGCCAGAGATGTATGTGGCTACAGTTCCTCAAGTATATGATTTATGGCAAGACCCACAGGAGCGTTACGATGTCTTTATGAATTCATTTACTGAAAGTACTTGGACTACACCAATGATGACAATGCACCTTGAAGAGATTTTGAATACATATGTGAAGTATCCACCTAGACCTGTTCAGAGTGAAGGTTATTCTGGATCTTTGAGTATTACACGTTTTAGAGAGTTAATGAAGATAAACAAAGAGATGAAAGAGAAAGGATTTGATCTTAAAATTACTTCTCACTAA